From the Anabaena sphaerica FACHB-251 genome, one window contains:
- a CDS encoding Rpn family recombination-promoting nuclease/putative transposase codes for MKTDTIFYQLFQTLPSILFELLGKPATEAEAYQFTSVEIKELAFRFDGLFVPNSEIPEQPIYFVEVQFQPKADFYWRFFTEIFVYLNQYQPKNDFHAVAIFAKRSLDPGVPMQYRGLLMSQQITFIYLDELEVTTNNSIGLGMVQLVVEKEETAIDHTRQLIQKSRQQLIDASKRQKVLELLETILVYKLTNLSRQEIEAMFTLDELKQTRYFREVAEEAKVEGKLEGKLEGKLEGKLETVPLLLQLGLTVEQIAANLGVDIEAVRKVAEKSVDETPSE; via the coding sequence GTGAAAACAGATACCATATTCTATCAACTGTTTCAGACATTACCTAGTATTCTTTTTGAACTACTTGGTAAACCAGCTACAGAAGCGGAAGCATATCAATTTACTTCTGTAGAAATTAAGGAACTAGCATTTCGTTTTGATGGTTTATTTGTACCTAATTCAGAAATACCTGAACAGCCGATTTACTTTGTAGAAGTTCAATTTCAACCGAAAGCGGATTTTTACTGGCGGTTTTTTACCGAAATCTTTGTTTATCTGAATCAGTATCAACCAAAGAATGATTTTCACGCAGTAGCGATTTTTGCTAAACGTAGTTTAGATCCTGGTGTACCAATGCAGTATCGGGGTTTGCTAATGAGTCAGCAAATCACGTTTATTTATTTGGATGAATTAGAGGTTACAACCAATAATTCAATAGGACTGGGAATGGTACAGCTAGTTGTGGAAAAAGAGGAAACTGCTATTGATCATACCAGGCAGTTAATCCAAAAATCTCGACAACAATTAATTGATGCCAGCAAAAGACAAAAAGTTTTAGAATTGTTAGAGACGATCTTGGTTTACAAGTTAACTAATTTAAGTCGTCAGGAGATTGAAGCAATGTTTACTCTAGATGAATTAAAGCAAACACGGTATTTTCGAGAAGTTGCGGAGGAAGCGAAGGTAGAAGGTAAGTTAGAGGGTAAGTTAGAGGGTAAGTTAGAGGGTAAGTTGGAAACAGTACCGCTGTTATTGCAGTTAGGTTTGACTGTGGAACAAATAGCCGCAAATTTAGGTGTGGATATTGAAGCGGTGAGGAAGGTTGCAGAAAAATCTGTTGATGAAACTCCTTCAGAGTAG
- a CDS encoding putative toxin-antitoxin system toxin component, PIN family, translating into MKLVIDTNVLIAAFIAKGMCSTVVEHCLIVHSPITSDFILNELHEKLTVKFKYSPEDAGEVINLLRSRMQVVIPTPLNVPVCRDVDDDMILATAIAGEAVCIITGDKDLLILKMFESIKIIDPKEFAASEEMLR; encoded by the coding sequence ATGAAGCTAGTTATAGATACTAATGTTTTGATTGCTGCTTTTATTGCTAAAGGGATGTGTAGCACAGTTGTTGAACACTGTCTAATTGTGCATTCTCCCATTACTTCAGATTTTATTCTCAATGAATTACATGAAAAACTGACAGTAAAGTTTAAATACTCTCCTGAAGATGCGGGAGAGGTGATAAATTTATTGCGTTCTAGAATGCAGGTTGTAATACCGACACCGTTAAATGTGCCTGTCTGTCGTGATGTAGATGATGATATGATTTTAGCAACAGCAATTGCTGGAGAGGCTGTTTGCATTATTACAGGTGATAAAGATTTACTAATATTGAAAATGTTTGAATCAATTAAAATTATTGATCCAAAGGAATTTGCTGCTTCTGAAGAAATGCTGAGATAA